Below is a genomic region from Candidatus Methylomirabilis sp..
CGTTCCGCCGGTGGAGACAATCTCAATAGAGAGGCTAGACAGAGCCGATGCCAGTTCAATCAGCCCGGCTTTATCGGAGACGCTGATCAGAGCTCGCCGAACCGGCGCTAACCCCTTATTGTCTATTCGCTCGTTCGAAACCGTCATGGATTTATGGCTCCCCAGGCTTGCTTTTCCTGTTGCTGTGGGGTATCGGTTCCATGGCAGAGCACCCGACGACCGCGAATCTCCAACCGCCCTTCGGCGAAGAGTTGGATCGCTCGCGGATAGATCCGGTGTTCGTACGCGAGGATCCTGGCTGAGAGGTCCTCTTCGGTGTCATTGTCCAGCACCGGGACCACCGCTTGAATGATAATGGGACCGGTATCGACCCCCTCGTCCACAAAGTGGACGGTGCAGCCGGAAAACTTCAGCCCGTACTGCAGCGCCTTGCGCTGAACATGCAGTCCAGGGAAGGCAGGGAGGAGCGCGGGGTGAATATTCATGATTCTGTTTTTATAGGCCTCAACAAAGGAAGGGCTTAGCAGGCGCATGTAGCCTGCCAGACACACCAGCTCCACATCGCGCTTCCGCAGCAGGTCGAGAACCGCTGCATCGAAGTCATTCCTCGTACGGTGCCGAGTTGAGTCGATAAAGGCTGCCTCGATTCCATATCGACGACCCCGTTCGAGGGCGTAAGCCTCTGCCACGTCACTGATGACGATAGCGACAACCGCATTGATCTGACCGGCCTCACAGGCGTTGACGATTGCTTGTAGGTTACTTCCTCGACCGGAAGCCAGCACACCAAGTCTGAGTTGCCGCTTCATGTTCTCCCATGGGTCATTGCGAGCCGAAGGCGAAGCAATACCACCGTTCTTCGTCCGGTTCTTTCATCGCGGCGACGCACATCAAAACTGAAAGATTGCTTCGGTCGCGCCGCTCCTCGCAATGACGCGCGAAGCGAGACTTTCACGCCAACGATAGCAGAAAGGGAAGTAATGAGCAAGAGGATTATAGCAACTTACTGGCGGTGAATAGTCATGTAATTTTCCAATATAAATCTGAGGTTACAAAAAATTCTTGACATGGTTCTGCGGGAACGTTATAAATACCGAGTAACTCAATCGACTTAATCGGTATTTGCCATAGTGAGACGATATGCGGGTATCAACAAAGGGCGACTACGCGACACGAGCCATGCAAGATTTGGCTCTCCATTACGAGGAGGGGCCGATTCAAATCGAGGAGATCGCCCGACGGCAACATCTGCCGGCTCGTTACCTGGAACAGATCCTGTTGAGTCTCAAACGAGCCGGGTTCGTGGAAAGCAAGCGGGGAATGAGTGGGGGCTATTACCTGGCAAAGCCTCCCAGAGAGATTACAATCGGGGCCATTATCAGGGCGATGGAGGGTCCAATCGTGCCGATCTTCTGTGTCGAGAGTGGGCCGCGCGAGATCTGCATCGAGGAGCCTCATTGCTCCCTGCGAGACATCTGGGCCGATGTGCGTGACGCCGTCGCACAGATCGTGGATCGGACTACACTCGAAGACCTCTGCCAACGGTTCCGGACGAAACAGGAGCGGCAGAGGGTCAGTTATCAGATCTGAACGATCTACAACGTCCGGAGATTGACGCGTAGATGCCACGAGTTGTTCGAAATATCCTGGAACTGATAGGCGATACCCCGCTGGTCCAGTTGCAGCGGATCCCGCGTCCCGGGTCGGCCCGAGTTCTTGGGAAGCTGGAGTCGCTCAATCCGGGCGGAAGCGTGAAGGATCGGATCGCCTTTGCGATGGTCGAGGAGGCCGAGCGGAGCGGGCGTCTGAAGCCGGGCGACACAATCGTTGAGCCGACGTCCGGCAATACCGGGATCGGGCTGGCGATGGTGGCCGCCGTCAAGGGGTACCGCCTGATCCTGACGATGCCTGAGGACATGAGTGCG
It encodes:
- the purN gene encoding phosphoribosylglycinamide formyltransferase codes for the protein MKRQLRLGVLASGRGSNLQAIVNACEAGQINAVVAIVISDVAEAYALERGRRYGIEAAFIDSTRHRTRNDFDAAVLDLLRKRDVELVCLAGYMRLLSPSFVEAYKNRIMNIHPALLPAFPGLHVQRKALQYGLKFSGCTVHFVDEGVDTGPIIIQAVVPVLDNDTEEDLSARILAYEHRIYPRAIQLFAEGRLEIRGRRVLCHGTDTPQQQEKQAWGAINP
- a CDS encoding Rrf2 family transcriptional regulator, which produces MRVSTKGDYATRAMQDLALHYEEGPIQIEEIARRQHLPARYLEQILLSLKRAGFVESKRGMSGGYYLAKPPREITIGAIIRAMEGPIVPIFCVESGPREICIEEPHCSLRDIWADVRDAVAQIVDRTTLEDLCQRFRTKQERQRVSYQI